taaataagattttgagTTTTCCCCcgttttaaatatttacaaaaagctTGACTTAAAGAAACCCCAAGAATAAAACCCTCTTAGTTCCCGGTGGGGGCGCGTGCTGGGTGGAAGATGAACACGGCTGCCAGCAGTTACCCGATGGCATCGCTGTACGTGGGTGACCTGCACCCCGATGTCACCGAGGCCATGCTCTACGAGAAGTTCAGCCCCGCTGGGCCCGTTCTCTCGATTCGGGTCTGCAGGGATATGATCACCCGCCGGTCACTCGGGTATGCCTATGTCAACTTCCAGCAGCCAGCAGATGGTAAGTGACATATAACAACCGCATCTACggcttttttcttcacttttattcactttttccCCACTAATCCACACTATTGTTGGTGTGTATTGCCATGTAGCTGCCTGCTAAAATGTTACAGAATAAGTAATCACTTGCTAGTGACTGaagctggaatatttttttactgcttgGTGTCTACAAAATACTCTGCAAATGCACATCTTAGTAACATCTCTGATAGACCTATTTCTCTCTTACCGGTAGTAAACTTTGGAGACTCGGGTTTGTTCCTTGCATAAGAGAATAATCTCCACTGTGTTCCCCTTCGTTCTTGTGCAGGTTTGGGCTATTTGTGTAGGTCTTTGTGCAGTCAGTCCTAGCAGAAAAAGTTCAGAGTAGTCAGCCCAGGTCGAATGTTCAGTTTGACTGGCTGAGCCTCTGGCTACCCACTCACCCCAATTTAATACTTGGGGGATCTGGTGGACTGCAGGTTGCTGTGTTTGTGCAAGCAGCTGGATGGGTCTCCCAGTCTGGGAAGTGGTATTCTTGTGTTAATGGGAAAGAAGATGTGTTGTTCAATGCATGGGAAACCAGGTTGTCTCACATGCAGAAGCCATGTTGATTTGCTCTTGCCAGACTCTCTTTTTCATACTTTAATTTGGTTCCTGCTCACGTAGGTATGCCAGAGCTGAAGCAGCAGTAGCATGTGAAAGATAGGACAGAAGAGGTCATTTTGGAACATatcttttctggaagaaaaatgggtCAGTGTTTTCTGCCCTAGTTTTCAGAGCTTTTGCTTGTTGACTGGTGCAAGTTTATTGCTCTGTGCTGTGATTTGGCAGTATCTGTATGCGATAGAGACATCCAAATGATAGATGAGAGCGAACTTTCCCTTGAATTCAGAATTGATTCACAACAGCACAGACTTCAGCAGCAAGTAAACTTGCCTTTAGCCTGTAGTAGGTTATCctgctttacatttttacagACAGCAGAGCGGTCTTTTTGTTGTGCAGGGTAATATATTGACTTTGGATCAAAGTATTTGTTatgtagaaaacagaaatgttattaCAAAATTGTATACCTGCAAGCTAGCAGAGCCTCTGGGATTGAGCTCTTggctggaatgtttggattttACGTAGTCTGTTGTGACTATGTGCCTTCCTAGCTTCCATCCTCTCGCAGGTCAGAGTACCTTCTGCACGCCCTTTCCTTGGGATGCGGACTGATCTGGTCGAGCATTTCTGATCCTTTCTCTTGCCAGGCCGATAAAAAGCTGGCTTGCACCCCAGTGCATAATTTCTCATTCATGGAActctcagaaatgctttttatgcAGGCTAAGCaatgtatttgtgtgttttaaaacttctcagTGAGAAGGAAAGAGCCTGAGAGCCTGTCTGTGTGGTCCTCTCCTGCTCTGATGAACTTGTCTGCGCTGACTCCCTCTTATAAAACCACCTTGGTACGTTCATGTGCTGTACAAGCAAGGGTACAGTTACCCAGGCTCACCTGCCTTTGTCTAGGCTATGATCTCATTTTGCAGgataagagaaataaaaacaagcagcagaaataaaaccaagaaggAATTCAAAGCTCAGATTAGATAAATGTTGGGGAGGTGGGGTGCAAAAGACTATAGATAAAGTTCTCTTAAAGTAGGGAAGACCTGTGTAATACTCATAGTTATGATGTTAAAAGAGAAGAGTGGCTAGTCACATGTGCTTGCTTTAGCAGAAAAGTTCTGCTCCTGATACAAATACAGGTGGCCTTCCAATATATTTCAAGGTAATCTTTTATGGTGATAAATAGGCAGGAATTTAGTGGGAGGTTGCATCATTCTGGGCTCCTGGTGAGGCAGCAGACATTTTAGGAAGTCCCAGTACTTCAAGTGATACTTTGACACAGTAAGTGGTGTCTTGTTACTGGTAGGTCTTAGAAGGTCAAGTGATTTAAACCTAATCATTGAGTTAATATTGGGAAGGAGAAATATTCAAACTCCTCCTGCCCTCATGAAGAGATCTCTTCTAAAATGCTCCTAATTTCTTCTGTCTGGCAAACTGCAGCATGTGTTACTTTGCATAAgtgaaaaacagctgctgtacTAAATGTAATGCAGCAGAACATAAACAGATAATTTTGGAAAGGTAAGCCTGTTGGTGGTGCGTTGTGGTCTCTCCAAAACAGACTTGAATATGAAGAATACAATTTTTATTGTCAAATGCAGACATTGGGATTGTTTTCAAGGTGGCAGTACGCAGTATGGCCTGCATGCGGGCTTTCTGAGAGAAGGAGggatctgtattttcttccaggaaTGCATAACCAGAAATGCATTTGGACTTCATTTTACTAAATCTATGAAAAGATGGGGGGCGTTCTGTAGCACCGTAGGGATCTGTTTTGATTTATGGGTGATAGTAGATGCTACAAAATACCGCTTAAAGTAATCAGGAAGCTTTGTGCTCTGAAAACTTTAAGGGAGGTTCTTGTGGACACATTGTTAGTATGCTTGAAGTGGTAGTAGGTATTAAAGAAGTTGATATGTGATAGTTTGCATTTCCCTGGCGCCTTTTGTGGAAGGACGAGTGCTTCGTAAGtctgaagaaaacaatgttttaacTTTGTTGTGTGGTAAATAGGACTCTGTCCTTATGGCTAGAGAAAGGCCGTAGAGCAAGTCAAGTAGCCAGAACTCTTCCCCATTATGTGGGGCCACGAGGAGATCACACTGTCACATCCTGAACATGCCGTGTACTTCCAGAGTTCCTGTGTCTGAATTGGTTCAAAGCTTGcgtttttctttacatttttgttaGCTAGTGGAGTGATGCTTGACCCTGGAAGGGGTTACTTTCTGGACATGCGTTGCCTAACTGGTAGTCTGCTGCAGAGAGgttatttttagtgaaaataagCTCTGCTGTTTTCGATTGCAGTTCTTTGGCATAGTAACCAGTGAATGCTGAATACTGAATCTGTCATACTGTGATAGGCAGATTAAGGAAATGCTTCAAAGTTCTGGCTAGTTCAGGCTCAGCTGTGGTCgttaatatttattctttttgactgtgaagaagggaaagaaaacaaactaatttcatttgaaagaaaagctgcatttcctttttcacatGTTCCTCATGCAATTTAATTGCATTCCAGGGTTTCATAACATTGACAACAGTTGTGACATGACAACTCAGGTAACGAAGCAGAGAAACCTTAATATGGCTATAGAGATAAGCTGTTCTGGAagtacagagaaaacagaacatttccCAACCCAAGAAGGAACCCAGAGCTGGGATTAGATAagtgtttctgaagaaaggTGTAGAAGAGTATAGATAAACTTTTTGTCTCTTCCTTAAAGAAGTGAAGACAATGTAAGAGAAGACCTGTGTAATGTAAATGCAGGTGTGaagttaaaaaggaagagcGGTTACTTATATGCTTCATTGTCAACAGCATTTTGTTCTAACTTCGGTGATAAAGGGATTTAAGTCTGTTCTGTATGCAacctctcttttttaaaaaataagtggTTAAAATTTGCTATGTGCTTTTGTTGTTGGGTCTTTTTTGCTTGGTGATGTAAGCGAGAGCCCAGAGGTTTGCACAGCAGCCATCTTTGCAGAATAAAACTCCTTGTGCAGAGTTTCTCATGGTGAAtcttggtgtgtgtgtgtggttatCTGTCTTTGTGCTGCTCAACCACAGTTGCTAATTCCAGCATTGTGTTAGCTCTGCCTCAGGAAGCCTGTAAGGGAGATTAATTACTTTGAGGCCTAAGGCAAACTGCAAGGAGTATGCTTTCCCTATCCAGAAGGCTGTGGaagaggaatgaaaaggaaGCCTGAAAGGGGTTAAGAGCGTGTATAATGTTATATATGAGTTACAGTTGAGTCTGCTGGAAGGATGACAGGAACCAGTGGGAGAGAAACAGATACAGGAACTGAAATGGCTGAAGCTTTGTGGCTTAAATAGAAGCAAATAAGAAGGTGTTTGCTCAGATTAAGGAAATGAATCAGGTGTGCTTAGTCTGAGTCATTCACATAACTCATGCTGATCCTGTGCAGGTTTTCTTAGGTCCTGGTGTAATGTGATTGCATTTCCACCTGTGGGTATGGCAGACCTTCCTCAAATCAGGGAATCCATCTAGGGCTTTCTTATACCACTGCTCGCAAGAAGTGTCTGAGTGAATTTCAAGCAGAGTATAATAATAGAGTGGAATACTAGCAAGCTCTTGAAAGAGCAGTGCAATAGTATCTGCTGAAGTATATGCTTAGGAAGCTTGAAAGAACTAGGAGTAAGTTCATAACTAGTCTATATCTCGGTAGCTGCTGCACAGTGTTTCGCAGTTCCCTCTGGTTGCATGCCACTGCTTCATCTGCTTGTCACCTTTCAGCAGGAGCCCTGTTTCTGCTGCAAATGGTATATACAACTAGTTTGTGTCCTTGCCAACACATATTTCTGGAGGACCTCTCCCTGCTATTAATAAACACTGCCAAATTTGACAAGCTGGACCAAGTCGCCTGCTGAAGTGCCTACTAGGAATGGACTGCAGGAAGGACCTCAGTTGCATTGATTCAGAGTAGCAGCTGAGGAATCATTTTAGCATGGCAGTTAATTGCATTTAACACCTTTGACTAAACAGAGCTGGTAGAGTCCTAGCAAGTATAACTTTCCtccttaaattattttctcttttttgtttttgcaagcCTGACTACTTCAGGAATGAAGTCCAGCAGAGCTTGTTTCCCAGCTGGGTGTATGTGTGAAGGACTGGGGAAAATAGTGATGGCACcacttcaatttaaaaagcaacaacaacaaaaaacatttcaaagcacatgaaaaattCTGAGAAACTTCCATGCAGTAGTTGAAACTGACTTTGGGGTAGGGAGTGCAGGAGACTTCTGTAGGCAATGTCCCAGTGGAGTTCTGAGAGATAGTTCTGTGAAATGCTCAGTAGTTACTCTGGCTGCACTAGCAAAGTAACATGAAAGGTGTTTGAATTGGCATTTTCCTTGAATTTGCTGCTCCTGAAATCTAATCAGCAAGTATTGCTGGGTGAAGGAGGCCTGGAAGAACTGAGCCAAACAAATTTGGAAAACTTGGGTTCTGCCCTGTTAATATTCCTTGATTTTAATGCCTGTCTAtccctctctttccctgttTCACGCTGGGAATTaacagtctttctttttctctgctcacTCCATGCTGGGAGTGTTTTCTGGCACAGAAGAGTCCCAAGCATCTCAATTTTATGAACAAGATCCTAATGTGTGTACGTAATGATCCTTTTAATATATCAGTAGGTAGCAGAAATAGAATCGTGGAGGGGGGTTTCAGTGTAGGTTAGAATGACAGTGCTGGGATTTTAGAGTTTAGATAAACACTTCCCTGTTAATCAGATCAGGTATATggactttttttccagagttttgTCCACTCTTGCTGTCATCTTTAGATTGAGCAACTGGGGAATAATTTTTTGGCCACATAAGTTATAGAGGCTGACTCACATCTTCCCAGCCAGCCACGTGTTTGTGCGCTTTTTCCCTGACCTGACAGGGAGATGATCCTTTTCTCTTAATAGAAATGAGTACTGGTAGATGTGAGCttcatgaaaagcaaacaagccaaACAGTCACTTTTGttacttccctttttttctccagggtttcctgtatttcctttccttctttggGTGGAGCAATTTACCTTTATAATAATTAAGAATATAACTAATAAACCCCAGGCATTTTGACATTCATTTTGCTGTGGTTGTTAAAACATTACTataatgtaaatttaaaatagtcTATTAAACCTATTATATACTTAAACATGTCTAATGACTGTGCTGCAAAGACCCCCCTTGAAACATTAAGTTAAAAAGTCATTGGAATTGGTTGCCCATGATATTACCCCAAATGTCTCCGTGAGCTGAgtaaaattcagagaaaatgaTCACCCACATGATGGAAACCCTTATTCTTTAACAAACCACAGAAATCTGTTCTTGACTTCTCTTGCAGCTGAGCGTGCTCTAGATACCATGAATTTTGATGTGATcaaaggaaaacccattcgCATCATGTGGTCTCAGAGGGACCCCTCCTTGAGGAAGTCAGGGGTTGGGAATGTCTTCATTAAGAACCTGGACAAATCCATTGATAACAAGGCACTTTATGACACATTCTCAGCGTTTGGGAATATTTTGTCCTGCAAGGTGAGATGTGGTTACTTTGTCCAATTCTGTTATAGCAGTGACATGATCAGACACGTCCAATGTAGGAAGCAAAAGGGACACCTTTCACCAAGTGAGGAGCGGAGTCTCTAAAAGGCAGAGTTGACCAGAAGGTCAGGGATTGCTGAAGTTACGTCAGATTTGATCATGAAGTGCGCAAGTCTGAAACACAGATAATGTCTTCCTAGTGTTGACCCTTGGCAGTAACCTCTTTTCTCGTGCTGGCCTTGCATCTGAGCgtgacagaggagaaaacatgTTCAGAGAgctgatgttttgttttccttccgCTTATCTAGGTGGTGTGTGATGAGAATGGCTCTAAGGGCTACGCATTTGTGCACTTTGAGACCCAGGATGCTGCAGATAGAGCCATCGAGAAGATGAACGGCATGCTGCTAAACGACCGCAAAGTGTGAGTGTCACAGCCAGAAGCAGCAACGATCGCATGAACCGTGATGCATCTCGGTATTAACAGGGACACACAAGGCACTGGTTCTCCTGGCCCAAGCCTTGGCCTGCTACCTCTCCACTACAGGGCTGGTGAGTGACCCTGCCCAAGCCATGGCCTGCTACCCCTCCATTACAGGGCTGGTGGGTTTCCCTAACCAAGCCTTGATTTGCTACCTCTCTGCTAGCGGGCTGGGGTGGGTTTCTGTGGCCAATACTCTCTCCAGTGCAGAGCTGGGTGGGCATCCTTGGCCGACCGTAGGACAGGTGATTTTTCTGGTTGGTCTGTGGCCTGTTtgtccttctcttctgctgtcacCCTTTCTTGTCCCCATTCCCAGCTCCTACTACACACTCATTTTTTGCCTCGCTGCAAGTCACACATTGTTTTTCCACTCTTGAAAACAAGCTGCTTATTggaattttcattctttcttacAGATTTGTTGGGAGATTCAAGTCTCGTAAAGAGCGGGAGGCTGAGTTGGGAGCCAAGGCGAAGGAATTCACcaatgtttatattaaaaactttGGGGATGACATGGATGATGAAAGACTAAAGGAGCTCTTCAGCAAATATGGTAAatacagaaacagttttaatgaaGCTGTGAATTTCATGACCCATGGTAGTTTAACAGTGCTGCTACCATCTGTATAGCTCTACCTGGGTTACTTTGAGGCTGAGGAATGCAAAGAGTTGAGGTGTGGGTAGCAGGTGTGCCAAATGTTGGACAGGAGGCAGAGGGTGACTGGCAGATGAGAGAGTGTGAGCTGGGGCTATTACATAGAGTTTAATAGTCTTGAAATAGTTTTATGATATTTTACTAACCCTGTCCCTTGGTAACAGGTAAAACTCTGAGTGTTAAAGTGATGACAGACCCCACTGGAAAATCCAAAGGCTTTGGCTTTGTAAGCTTTGAAAAGCATGAAGATGCTAACAAGGTATGACcaatttttttgctgcttgggtatcttcagagaagaaaaacttacTTGGTTTATCATAGGAGCCTGTTACTAAAATGGGATAA
The Gymnogyps californianus isolate 813 chromosome 22, ASM1813914v2, whole genome shotgun sequence genome window above contains:
- the PABPC4 gene encoding polyadenylate-binding protein 4 isoform X3, whose translation is MNTAASSYPMASLYVGDLHPDVTEAMLYEKFSPAGPVLSIRVCRDMITRRSLGYAYVNFQQPADAERALDTMNFDVIKGKPIRIMWSQRDPSLRKSGVGNVFIKNLDKSIDNKALYDTFSAFGNILSCKVVCDENGSKGYAFVHFETQDAADRAIEKMNGMLLNDRKVFVGRFKSRKEREAELGAKAKEFTNVYIKNFGDDMDDERLKELFSKYGKTLSVKVMTDPTGKSKGFGFVSFEKHEDANKAVEEMNGKDINGKMVFVGRAQKKVERQAELKRKFEQLKQERLSRYQGVNLYIKNLDDTIDDEKLRKEFSPFGSITSAKRKLRKL